A genomic region of Kribbella sp. NBC_00382 contains the following coding sequences:
- a CDS encoding ribonuclease H family protein, giving the protein MKPRVRRPRPADMAVPVGARSVFTDGACSRNPGPGGWAWALSTSEYAAGHEADSTNQRMEIRAALEAVRANDGPLLVVSDSTYVVNCFRDGWHIGWLERGWLTSAKKPVANRDLWEPLVELVMKREDVAFQWVKGHSGHEMNDFVDTLAVAACFPER; this is encoded by the coding sequence GTGAAGCCTCGCGTTCGTCGTCCTCGTCCGGCCGATATGGCAGTCCCCGTCGGTGCGCGGTCGGTGTTCACCGACGGTGCGTGTTCGCGCAACCCCGGGCCTGGGGGATGGGCCTGGGCGTTGTCGACGAGCGAGTACGCCGCCGGTCATGAGGCTGACTCCACGAACCAGCGGATGGAGATCCGGGCCGCCCTCGAGGCCGTACGGGCGAACGATGGTCCACTGCTGGTGGTGTCGGATTCGACGTACGTGGTCAACTGCTTCCGCGACGGGTGGCACATAGGTTGGCTTGAGCGAGGCTGGCTCACCTCGGCGAAGAAGCCGGTCGCCAATAGGGACCTGTGGGAGCCGCTGGTGGAGTTGGTGATGAAGCGCGAGGATGTCGCCTTCCAATGGGTGAAGGGGCATTCCGGCCACGAGATGAACGACTTCGTGGACACCCTGGCCGTCGCTGCCTGCTTCCCCGAGCGCTG